From Acidipropionibacterium acidipropionici, one genomic window encodes:
- a CDS encoding Dyp-type peroxidase, giving the protein MSVPHPQPVVGPLTPAAIFLTLTVEPGRESEARAALAGVSGLVRSVGFRAQEGGLSCVTGIGAQFWDRAFGSPRPSGLHPFIALDGGVHHAPSTPGDLFFHIRAVRMDLCFELARQLGDALRGMARIVDEVHGFRYFEARDLLGFVDGTENPAGQLAEGVAITGPDTDHPASSYVIVQKYTHDLEAWERLSVEDQEHAIGRTKLSDIEYPDEDKPANAHIALNVIEDEEGNQRQILRDNMPFGSVGEGTFGTYFIGYAADVTTIETMLERMFIGDPPGTTDRILDFSTALTGALFFVPSQDALDDPDLLDPPSTSDSPTSPGPRDDSLGVGGLRGTPQLGSIPTPGRT; this is encoded by the coding sequence ATGTCAGTCCCTCACCCCCAGCCGGTCGTCGGGCCGCTGACCCCGGCCGCCATCTTCCTCACCCTCACGGTCGAGCCCGGCCGCGAGAGCGAGGCGCGGGCGGCCCTTGCCGGGGTCTCCGGGCTGGTCCGCAGTGTCGGATTCCGGGCCCAGGAGGGCGGGCTGAGCTGCGTGACCGGCATCGGCGCGCAGTTCTGGGACCGGGCCTTCGGGTCCCCGAGGCCGTCGGGTCTCCACCCCTTCATCGCCCTGGACGGCGGCGTCCATCATGCGCCCTCGACCCCCGGAGACCTCTTCTTCCACATCCGGGCGGTGCGCATGGACCTCTGCTTCGAGCTGGCCCGCCAGCTGGGCGACGCCCTGCGCGGCATGGCGCGGATCGTCGACGAGGTGCACGGCTTCCGCTATTTCGAGGCCCGCGACCTGCTGGGATTCGTCGACGGCACCGAGAACCCCGCCGGGCAGCTGGCAGAGGGTGTCGCGATCACCGGGCCCGACACCGATCACCCCGCTTCCAGCTATGTCATCGTGCAGAAGTACACCCACGATCTCGAGGCCTGGGAGCGGCTCAGCGTCGAGGACCAGGAGCACGCGATCGGTCGCACGAAGCTCTCCGACATCGAGTACCCCGACGAGGACAAGCCCGCGAATGCCCATATCGCCCTCAATGTGATCGAGGACGAGGAGGGGAACCAGCGTCAGATCCTGCGCGACAACATGCCCTTCGGAAGCGTGGGCGAGGGCACCTTCGGCACCTACTTCATCGGATACGCCGCCGATGTGACGACCATCGAGACGATGCTGGAGCGGATGTTCATCGGTGACCCGCCGGGCACCACCGACCGGATCCTCGACTTCTCGACGGCCCTCACCGGCGCCCTGTTCTTCGTGCCGAGCCAGGACGCCCTCGACGATCCCGACCTGCTCGACCCTCCGTCCACCTCCGACTCCCCCACGAGCCCCGGACCCCGCGACGACAGTCTTGGCGTCGGCGGGCTTCGCGGCACCCCGCAACTCGGATCGATCCCCACTCCAGGAAGGACCTGA
- a CDS encoding family 1 encapsulin nanocompartment shell protein yields the protein MNNLHRELAPISEAAWKQIDDEARDTFSLRAAGRRVVDVPEPAGPTLGSVSLGHLETGSQTDGVQTSVYRVQPLVQVRVPFTVSRADIDDVERGAVDLTWDPVDDAVAKLVDTEDTAILHGWEEAGITGLSEASVHQPVQMPAELEQIDDAVSGACNVLRLADVEGPYDLVLPQQLYTQVSETTDHGVPVVDHLTQLLSGGEVLWAPAARCALVVSRRGGDSCLFLGRDVSIGYLSHDAQTVTLYLEESFTFRVHQPDAAVALV from the coding sequence ATGAACAACCTGCACCGTGAACTCGCCCCGATATCCGAGGCGGCCTGGAAGCAGATCGACGACGAGGCCCGCGACACCTTCTCGCTGCGGGCCGCCGGGCGTCGCGTCGTCGACGTCCCCGAGCCCGCCGGCCCGACCCTGGGCTCGGTGAGCCTGGGCCATCTCGAGACCGGCTCGCAGACCGACGGCGTCCAGACCAGCGTGTACCGCGTCCAGCCGCTCGTTCAGGTCCGCGTGCCGTTCACCGTCTCGCGCGCCGATATCGACGACGTCGAGCGCGGGGCCGTCGACCTCACCTGGGACCCTGTCGACGACGCCGTCGCCAAGCTGGTCGACACCGAGGACACCGCGATCCTGCACGGCTGGGAGGAGGCCGGGATCACCGGGCTCAGCGAGGCGTCGGTGCACCAGCCCGTCCAGATGCCCGCCGAGCTCGAGCAGATCGACGACGCCGTCTCCGGCGCCTGCAATGTCCTGCGGCTGGCCGACGTCGAGGGGCCCTACGACCTGGTGCTGCCCCAACAGCTCTACACGCAGGTCTCGGAGACCACCGACCACGGCGTCCCGGTCGTCGATCACCTCACCCAGCTGCTGTCGGGCGGCGAGGTGCTGTGGGCGCCGGCCGCCCGGTGCGCGCTGGTGGTCTCGAGGCGGGGCGGGGACTCGTGCCTCTTCCTGGGCCGCGACGTCTCGATCGGCTACCTGTCCCATGACGCGCAGACCGTCACCCTGTATCTCGAGGAGTCCTTCACCTTCCGGGTCCACCAGCCCGACGCCGCGGTGGCGCTGGTCTGA
- the eno gene encoding phosphopyruvate hydratase yields MATIEFIDARQILDSRGNPTVEVEVVLDDGTEARAAVPSGASTGAFEAVELRDGDDKQYGGKGVLKAVENVKEKLAEEVLGFDASEQRAIDSAMLELDGTDNKGKLGANAILGVSLAAARAAAASADLPLYQYLGGPNAHILPVPMMNILNGGAHADSDVDIQEFMIAPIGAGSFSEAYEMGANVYHALKKVLKDKGLNTGLGDEGGFAPDLPSNAAALDLIEDAIKAAGYEPGKDVALALDVASSEFYEDGKYKFEGALKSSAEMIEYYEKLVDNYPLVSIEDPLDEEDWDGWQAFTERLGDKIQIVGDDLFVTNPKRLQKGIDLKAANALLVKVNQIGSLSETIDAVELAHRNGFRCMMSHRSGETEDTTIADLAVALGTGQIKSGAPARGERIAKYNQLLRIEEELDDEAVYAGASAFPRFKA; encoded by the coding sequence ATGGCAACCATCGAATTCATCGACGCTCGCCAGATTCTTGACTCCCGCGGCAACCCGACCGTCGAGGTCGAGGTTGTGCTTGACGACGGCACCGAGGCTCGCGCCGCCGTTCCGTCCGGTGCCTCCACCGGCGCCTTCGAGGCCGTCGAGCTGCGTGACGGCGATGACAAGCAGTATGGCGGCAAGGGCGTCCTCAAGGCTGTTGAGAACGTCAAGGAGAAGCTCGCCGAGGAGGTTCTCGGGTTCGACGCGTCCGAGCAGCGGGCTATCGACTCGGCCATGCTCGAGCTGGACGGCACCGACAACAAGGGCAAGCTCGGCGCCAACGCCATCCTGGGTGTCTCCCTGGCTGCCGCGCGCGCCGCTGCCGCCTCCGCCGATCTGCCCCTCTACCAGTACCTGGGCGGCCCGAACGCCCACATCCTGCCGGTCCCGATGATGAACATCCTCAACGGCGGAGCCCACGCTGACTCCGACGTCGACATCCAGGAGTTCATGATCGCCCCGATCGGTGCGGGCTCCTTCTCCGAGGCCTACGAGATGGGCGCCAACGTCTACCACGCCCTCAAGAAGGTCCTCAAGGACAAGGGCCTCAACACCGGGCTCGGCGACGAGGGCGGCTTCGCCCCCGACCTGCCGAGCAACGCTGCCGCCCTCGACCTCATCGAGGACGCCATCAAGGCCGCCGGCTACGAGCCCGGGAAGGACGTCGCCCTGGCTCTGGACGTCGCCTCCTCCGAGTTCTACGAGGACGGCAAGTACAAGTTCGAGGGCGCGCTGAAGTCCTCGGCCGAGATGATCGAGTACTACGAGAAGCTCGTCGACAACTACCCGCTGGTCTCCATCGAGGATCCCCTCGACGAGGAGGACTGGGACGGCTGGCAGGCCTTCACCGAGCGTCTGGGCGACAAGATCCAGATCGTCGGCGACGACCTCTTCGTCACCAACCCGAAGCGCCTCCAGAAGGGCATCGACCTCAAGGCCGCCAACGCCCTGCTGGTCAAGGTGAACCAGATCGGCTCGCTGTCGGAGACCATCGACGCCGTCGAGCTGGCCCACCGCAACGGCTTCCGCTGCATGATGTCGCACCGTTCCGGTGAGACCGAGGACACCACCATCGCCGACCTGGCCGTGGCACTCGGCACCGGCCAGATCAAGTCGGGCGCCCCGGCGCGCGGTGAGCGGATCGCCAAGTACAACCAGCTGCTGAGGATCGAGGAGGAGCTCGACGACGAGGCCGTGTACGCCGGCGCGTCGGCCTTCCCCCGCTTCAAGGCCTGA
- the mfd gene encoding transcription-repair coupling factor, which translates to MSLGGLVSLLSREPVLTRAIRESLTGHVPTLDLGAAQPSRPAVTAAIARGLEGSGRGLPILLITSTFREAEEVTAHLESWLGDDEVCYYPSWETLPHERLSPRSDTVGRRLSVLRRIMGTDGLTPPSVVVAPIRAALQPQVADLGAISPVRIAVGQEYDLTELATELVAAAYVRVDMVTRRGEFAVRGGILDVFPPVLDHPVRIDFFGDEVEEIRTFTVADQRSTDDTHDDVVAAPCRELILTPEARARARALLPDHPELADMLEKIGQGQAVEGMEALIPALVDRIELLSDVLPANSLVILSDPELIRSRAAELVATSEEFLHAGWAAAAGGGQAPIDLAASGYRTLAEVRTRCLDRGMSWWSMSSFSLDAPVGPSQATDEDLGTAPDTLNLHLDAVEPWHGDLESAVASMRTRLEEGWTVILTVEGEGLGRRMVEVLSDHGVSARLEDDVDADTTDPVVHIVRAHQRQGFSSDRLKLVVHGSADLTGEAPGADRAAKKMPARRRNQIQPLELKAGDLVVHEQHGVGRYVEMIQRTVAGATREYLVIEYAPARRGQPGDRLFVPMDSLDEVTRYVGGDAPALDKMGGADWKKRKARARKAVKQIAAGLIKLYAARQATKGHAFGPDTTWQHELEDAFAYVETPDQLTTIADVKRDMEQVVPMDRLVCGDVGYGKTEIAVRAAFKAVQDGKQVAVLVPTTLLVQQHTQTFSERYAGFPVNVASLSRFQTDAEARKVKEGIQRGTIDVVVGTHRLLSDQIHFKDLGLVIIDEEQRFGVEHKEALKKLRVNVDVLSMSATPIPRTLEMAVTGIREMSTIATPPEERHPVLTFAGPYDQGQVVAAIRRELAREGQVFFIHNRVQDIEKTAARIREMVPEASVVTAHGQMHEKQLEQIMVDFWERRADVLVCTTIVESGLDISTANTLIVDRADRMGLSQLHQLRGRVGRGRERGYAYFLYPADKPLTETAHDRLATMAQHTDLGAGMSIAMKDLEIRGAGNMLGGEQSGHIADVGFDLYIRLVGDAVASFRGEDAEEEPEMRIELPVDANLPTEYVESERLRLEMYRRLAEVRSDEDVDAIREELLDRYGPLPETVEALLGVARFRLLCRSRGIREVVPAGNSIRFSPVHLPESRVMRLKRLYPGSVVKDNAGLVLVPKPRTARIGGRPLGGAELLEWARGVVADVLTVAPPAHKAEPTPARA; encoded by the coding sequence GTGAGTCTTGGCGGTCTGGTGTCCCTTCTGTCCCGTGAGCCCGTTCTCACCCGAGCGATCCGGGAAAGCCTCACCGGCCACGTCCCCACCCTCGACCTGGGCGCCGCCCAGCCGTCCCGGCCCGCCGTGACGGCGGCGATCGCCCGCGGCCTGGAGGGGTCGGGGCGCGGCCTGCCGATCCTGCTCATCACCTCGACCTTCCGCGAGGCCGAGGAGGTCACCGCCCACCTGGAGTCCTGGCTCGGCGACGACGAGGTCTGCTACTACCCGTCCTGGGAGACCCTTCCCCATGAGCGCCTCAGCCCCCGCTCCGACACCGTCGGGCGCCGACTGTCGGTGCTGCGGCGGATCATGGGCACCGACGGGCTGACGCCCCCCTCCGTCGTCGTCGCCCCGATCCGCGCCGCCCTCCAGCCCCAGGTGGCCGATCTGGGCGCCATCTCCCCGGTGCGCATCGCCGTCGGCCAGGAGTACGACCTCACCGAACTGGCCACCGAACTCGTCGCCGCCGCATACGTCCGAGTCGACATGGTGACCCGACGCGGAGAGTTCGCGGTGCGCGGCGGCATCCTCGACGTCTTCCCCCCGGTCCTGGACCACCCCGTCCGCATCGACTTCTTCGGCGACGAGGTGGAGGAGATCCGCACCTTTACCGTCGCCGACCAGCGCTCCACCGACGACACCCACGACGACGTCGTCGCCGCCCCCTGCCGCGAACTCATCCTCACCCCCGAGGCCCGCGCCCGCGCCCGCGCCCTGCTGCCCGACCACCCCGAACTGGCCGACATGCTCGAGAAGATCGGCCAGGGACAGGCCGTGGAGGGCATGGAGGCCCTCATCCCCGCCCTGGTCGACAGGATCGAGCTGCTGTCCGACGTTCTGCCCGCCAACTCCCTGGTGATCCTGTCGGACCCCGAACTCATCCGGTCGCGGGCCGCCGAGCTCGTGGCCACCTCCGAGGAGTTCCTCCACGCCGGCTGGGCGGCCGCCGCCGGTGGAGGACAGGCCCCCATCGACCTGGCGGCGTCGGGATACCGCACCCTGGCCGAGGTGCGCACCCGCTGCCTGGACCGCGGCATGTCCTGGTGGTCCATGTCGTCCTTCTCCCTCGACGCCCCGGTCGGCCCCTCCCAGGCCACCGACGAGGATCTCGGCACCGCCCCCGACACCCTCAACCTCCATCTCGACGCCGTCGAACCCTGGCACGGCGACCTCGAATCCGCCGTCGCCTCCATGAGGACCCGCCTGGAGGAGGGCTGGACCGTCATCCTCACCGTCGAGGGGGAGGGCCTGGGACGCCGCATGGTCGAGGTGCTGTCCGACCACGGCGTCTCCGCACGTCTTGAGGACGACGTCGACGCCGACACCACCGACCCGGTCGTCCACATCGTGCGGGCCCACCAGCGTCAGGGATTCTCCAGCGACCGCCTCAAACTCGTGGTGCACGGCTCGGCCGACCTCACCGGAGAGGCCCCCGGCGCCGATCGCGCCGCCAAGAAGATGCCCGCCCGGCGCCGCAACCAGATCCAGCCCCTGGAGCTCAAGGCCGGCGACCTCGTCGTCCACGAGCAGCACGGCGTCGGCCGATACGTCGAGATGATCCAGCGCACCGTCGCCGGAGCCACCCGCGAATACCTGGTCATCGAGTACGCGCCCGCCCGCAGGGGCCAGCCCGGGGACCGGCTCTTCGTGCCGATGGACTCCCTGGACGAGGTGACCCGCTATGTCGGCGGCGACGCTCCGGCCCTGGACAAGATGGGCGGCGCCGACTGGAAGAAGCGCAAGGCCCGCGCCCGCAAGGCCGTCAAGCAGATCGCCGCCGGCCTCATCAAGCTCTACGCCGCCCGCCAGGCCACCAAGGGCCACGCCTTCGGCCCCGACACCACCTGGCAGCACGAACTCGAGGACGCCTTCGCCTACGTCGAGACCCCCGACCAGCTCACCACCATCGCCGACGTCAAGCGCGACATGGAGCAGGTGGTCCCGATGGACCGCCTGGTCTGCGGCGATGTGGGCTACGGCAAGACCGAGATCGCCGTGCGGGCCGCCTTCAAGGCCGTCCAGGACGGCAAGCAGGTCGCCGTCCTGGTGCCCACCACACTGCTGGTGCAGCAGCACACCCAGACCTTCTCCGAGCGCTACGCCGGCTTCCCCGTCAACGTGGCCTCGCTGTCGCGCTTCCAGACCGACGCCGAGGCCCGGAAGGTCAAGGAGGGCATCCAGCGCGGCACCATCGACGTCGTCGTCGGCACCCACCGGCTGCTGTCCGACCAGATCCACTTCAAGGACCTCGGCCTGGTGATCATCGACGAGGAGCAGCGCTTCGGCGTGGAGCACAAGGAGGCCCTCAAGAAGCTGAGGGTCAACGTCGACGTCCTGTCGATGAGCGCCACGCCCATCCCGCGGACCCTCGAGATGGCCGTCACCGGCATCCGCGAGATGAGCACCATCGCCACCCCGCCCGAGGAGCGCCACCCGGTGCTCACCTTCGCCGGCCCCTACGACCAGGGCCAGGTGGTTGCGGCGATCCGCCGCGAGCTGGCCCGTGAGGGACAGGTCTTCTTCATCCACAACCGCGTCCAGGACATCGAGAAGACCGCCGCCCGGATCCGCGAGATGGTGCCCGAGGCCAGTGTCGTCACCGCCCACGGCCAGATGCACGAGAAGCAGCTCGAACAGATCATGGTGGACTTCTGGGAGCGCCGCGCCGACGTCCTGGTGTGCACCACCATCGTCGAGTCCGGGCTGGACATCTCCACCGCCAACACCCTCATCGTCGACCGCGCCGACCGGATGGGCCTGTCCCAGCTGCACCAGCTGCGCGGCCGGGTGGGCCGCGGCCGCGAGCGCGGCTACGCCTACTTCCTGTACCCGGCCGACAAGCCGCTCACCGAGACCGCCCACGACCGGCTGGCCACCATGGCCCAGCACACCGACCTGGGCGCCGGCATGTCGATCGCCATGAAGGACCTGGAGATCCGCGGCGCCGGGAACATGCTCGGCGGGGAGCAGTCCGGCCATATCGCCGACGTCGGCTTCGACCTCTACATCCGTCTGGTGGGCGACGCCGTCGCCAGTTTCCGCGGCGAGGACGCCGAGGAGGAGCCCGAGATGCGCATCGAGCTGCCCGTCGACGCCAACCTGCCCACCGAATACGTCGAGTCCGAGAGGCTGCGCCTGGAGATGTACCGCAGGCTCGCCGAGGTGCGCTCCGACGAGGACGTCGACGCCATCCGCGAGGAGCTGCTCGACCGCTACGGGCCGCTGCCCGAGACCGTCGAGGCCCTGCTGGGGGTGGCCCGGTTCCGGCTGCTGTGCCGGTCGCGGGGGATCCGCGAGGTGGTGCCCGCCGGAAACTCCATCCGTTTCTCCCCGGTCCACCTGCCCGAGTCGCGGGTGATGCGACTCAAGAGGCTGTACCCCGGATCGGTGGTCAAGGACAACGCCGGGCTGGTGCTGGTGCCCAAGCCCAGGACCGCCCGGATCGGCGGCCGTCCGCTCGGCGGGGCCGAGCTGCTCGAATGGGCACGCGGGGTCGTCGCCGACGTCCTCACCGTCGCCCCGCCCGCCCACAAGGCAGAACCCACGCCGGCCCGGGCGTAG
- a CDS encoding Ppx/GppA phosphatase family protein — MTPQARVAAIDCGTNSIRLLVASRGADGSLIDHDRRLELVRLGEGVDATGRFSPAALERTFAACDQYAAVIRELGAGRIRFVATSAARDVSNRDEFTAGVRARLGVDPEVIPGAEEAALSFAGAMAGVEVTDEPAMVIDCGGGSTELVLGRQGPGGPVIEAADSLNVGSVRLRERFLHDDPPTAGQIRAARELVRQMLDGSAVDVSRAATVIGVAGTLTSLSAIHQGLKVYDREKVHASRLTTDEIHRVAEVLLASTVDQTEAMGPLQRRRAEVICAGGLIVEEIAARMGADEIIISESDILDGIAAGMLDD; from the coding sequence ATGACCCCGCAGGCGAGGGTGGCTGCGATCGACTGCGGCACCAACTCCATCCGTCTTCTCGTCGCCTCCCGCGGCGCCGACGGGTCGCTCATCGACCACGACCGCAGGCTCGAGCTGGTGCGGCTGGGGGAGGGGGTCGACGCCACCGGCCGGTTCAGCCCGGCCGCTCTGGAGCGCACCTTCGCCGCCTGCGACCAGTACGCCGCGGTGATTCGGGAGCTGGGAGCCGGGCGCATCCGCTTCGTGGCGACCTCGGCGGCCCGCGACGTCTCGAACCGAGACGAGTTCACCGCCGGGGTGCGGGCGCGTCTGGGCGTTGACCCCGAGGTGATCCCCGGAGCCGAGGAGGCCGCTCTGTCCTTCGCCGGGGCGATGGCGGGGGTCGAGGTCACCGACGAACCGGCCATGGTGATCGACTGCGGTGGAGGGTCCACGGAACTGGTACTCGGGCGCCAGGGGCCGGGGGGCCCGGTCATCGAGGCCGCCGACAGCCTCAACGTGGGATCGGTGCGGCTTCGGGAGCGGTTCCTCCACGACGACCCGCCGACAGCCGGGCAGATCCGGGCGGCGCGGGAGCTGGTGCGCCAGATGCTCGACGGCAGCGCCGTCGACGTCTCGCGGGCCGCCACCGTCATCGGCGTGGCAGGGACGCTCACCAGCCTGTCGGCCATCCACCAGGGCCTGAAGGTCTACGACCGGGAGAAGGTGCACGCATCACGGTTGACCACCGATGAGATCCATCGGGTCGCCGAGGTGCTGCTCGCCTCGACGGTCGACCAGACCGAGGCGATGGGGCCGCTGCAGCGGCGCCGGGCCGAGGTGATCTGCGCCGGCGGGCTCATCGTCGAGGAGATCGCCGCCCGGATGGGCGCGGATGAGATCATCATCTCGGAGAGCGACATCCTCGACGGCATCGCCGCCGGGATGCTCGACGACTGA
- a CDS encoding FtsB family cell division protein, with protein MKGRQTRPGSNGSGRSNQRRSPWPFPQRRIGLTWRALILAAAVAVVFVMITPSLGVYFNQKAELSRLADEEAQHKKSIASLQDELKRWDDPNYVRAQARSQLGWVVPGETGYRVIGKDGKVLGGGVSLEPAGDAATAGQQNSWWRRMVGSIKTADSPQRAVPSQTPR; from the coding sequence GTGAAGGGCCGCCAGACCCGCCCCGGATCGAACGGATCGGGCCGGTCGAACCAGCGGCGCAGCCCCTGGCCGTTCCCTCAGCGCAGGATCGGGCTCACCTGGCGGGCACTGATCCTCGCCGCCGCGGTCGCCGTGGTCTTCGTGATGATCACCCCGAGCCTCGGCGTCTACTTCAACCAGAAGGCCGAACTGTCGCGACTGGCCGATGAGGAGGCCCAGCACAAGAAGTCCATCGCCAGTCTCCAGGATGAGCTGAAGCGCTGGGACGACCCGAACTACGTCCGCGCCCAGGCGCGCTCCCAGCTGGGCTGGGTGGTGCCGGGCGAGACCGGCTACCGGGTGATCGGCAAGGACGGCAAGGTGCTCGGCGGAGGGGTGTCGCTGGAGCCCGCGGGAGACGCCGCGACGGCCGGCCAGCAGAACTCCTGGTGGCGCAGGATGGTCGGCAGCATCAAGACCGCCGACTCTCCCCAGCGGGCGGTGCCCTCCCAGACCCCCCGCTGA
- a CDS encoding DUF501 domain-containing protein, whose protein sequence is MTTLQPFTEDDRRAVAAQLEREPRGVVGVAWRCPCGDPGVIVTLPRLPGGSPFPTTYYLTCPVVASRIGTVEASGEMAAMTARLAADPDLAARYRAAHESYLADRARFGARAGLEPVTEIDGVSAGGMPTRVKCLHALAAHSLAVGPGVNPFGDEVVEMLGLSWSGEAEGTGTSEKENS, encoded by the coding sequence GTGACCACCCTGCAGCCATTCACCGAGGACGACCGCCGAGCCGTCGCCGCCCAGCTGGAACGCGAACCCCGCGGCGTGGTGGGGGTCGCATGGCGGTGTCCCTGCGGGGACCCAGGGGTGATCGTCACCCTGCCCCGGCTGCCCGGGGGTTCTCCCTTCCCGACCACCTACTACCTCACCTGCCCCGTGGTGGCCTCCCGCATCGGCACGGTGGAGGCCTCCGGCGAGATGGCGGCCATGACGGCCCGGCTCGCCGCCGACCCCGACCTGGCGGCCCGGTACCGGGCCGCCCACGAGTCCTATCTGGCCGATCGGGCCCGGTTCGGGGCCCGTGCCGGCCTGGAGCCCGTCACTGAGATTGACGGCGTCTCGGCCGGTGGCATGCCGACCCGCGTGAAGTGCCTCCACGCCCTGGCGGCCCACTCCCTGGCGGTGGGCCCCGGCGTCAATCCGTTCGGCGACGAGGTGGTCGAGATGCTGGGCCTGTCGTGGTCGGGCGAGGCCGAAGGAACCGGGACGAGCGAGAAGGAGAACTCATGA
- a CDS encoding MazG family protein has translation MEVLRDRCPWDARQTQESLITYLIEETGEVVDAVEAGTDDDQVEELGDLLLQVVFHARIAEQQGRFDIHDVAGGIVDKLRRRHPHVFAGAEVPDDMDVTWEARKAAEKGRTSSLEGIAESLSALARAVKVVARVRKHRVPLELAAEPIGAEEVGDQILALVERAHANGIDADQATRQAVRRLEGRVRAAERADVDGCATGEPES, from the coding sequence ATGGAGGTGCTGCGCGACCGCTGCCCCTGGGACGCCCGCCAGACACAGGAGAGCCTCATCACCTACCTCATCGAGGAGACCGGCGAGGTGGTCGACGCCGTGGAGGCCGGCACCGACGACGACCAGGTCGAGGAACTGGGCGATCTCCTCCTCCAGGTCGTCTTCCACGCCAGGATCGCCGAGCAGCAGGGCCGCTTCGACATCCACGACGTCGCCGGGGGCATCGTCGACAAGCTGAGACGGCGTCACCCCCACGTCTTCGCCGGGGCCGAGGTCCCCGACGACATGGACGTCACCTGGGAGGCCCGCAAGGCCGCCGAGAAGGGCCGCACGTCCTCCCTGGAGGGCATCGCCGAGTCCCTGTCCGCCCTGGCCAGGGCCGTGAAGGTGGTGGCCCGGGTGCGCAAGCACCGGGTGCCCCTCGAGCTGGCCGCCGAGCCGATCGGCGCCGAGGAGGTCGGCGACCAGATCCTGGCCCTGGTCGAACGGGCCCACGCCAACGGGATCGACGCCGACCAGGCCACCCGCCAGGCCGTCCGGCGGCTGGAGGGCCGGGTGAGGGCCGCGGAGCGGGCGGATGTGGACGGATGTGCAACCGGGGAGCCCGAATCCTGA
- the pth gene encoding aminoacyl-tRNA hydrolase, translated as MTQPWLVVGLGNPGPAYAATRHNVGAMVVAELCRRAGETLSSARGLRAETARTRISDAGLGMPAAQAVPVVLMRSRTYMNDSGVAVRKVADFDRIPVGRIIVVHDEIDLDLGRIRIKAGGGDNGHNGLRSMRSHLRSGDFLRVRVGVGRPPGRQDPADYVLKKFAAGERAEADLQVSLAADAVECLMTQGLGAAQNRFNS; from the coding sequence GTGACCCAGCCCTGGCTGGTGGTCGGGCTGGGCAATCCCGGCCCGGCCTATGCCGCCACGCGCCACAACGTCGGCGCGATGGTGGTGGCCGAGCTGTGCCGCCGGGCCGGCGAGACACTCTCGTCGGCCCGGGGCCTGCGCGCCGAGACGGCGCGCACCCGCATCTCCGACGCCGGTCTGGGTATGCCCGCGGCCCAGGCCGTTCCGGTGGTGCTGATGCGCTCGCGGACGTATATGAATGACTCCGGGGTGGCGGTCCGCAAGGTGGCGGACTTCGACCGGATCCCGGTGGGCCGGATCATCGTGGTTCATGACGAGATCGATCTGGATCTCGGCCGTATCCGCATCAAGGCGGGCGGCGGTGACAACGGCCACAACGGGCTGCGATCCATGCGCTCACACCTGCGGTCGGGGGATTTCCTGCGCGTGAGGGTGGGGGTGGGGCGCCCTCCGGGCCGTCAGGACCCGGCCGACTACGTCCTCAAGAAGTTCGCCGCCGGTGAGCGGGCCGAGGCCGACCTCCAGGTGAGCCTCGCGGCCGACGCCGTGGAATGCCTCATGACCCAGGGACTCGGCGCAGCGCAGAACCGGTTCAACTCGTAG
- the ddaH gene encoding dimethylargininase has protein sequence MSTIALVRKPGPRLDEGIVDHIERVPVNLPLALRQWEGYVEALHDAGWRTHEVPPADDCPDAVFVEDSVVMFRNVAVSTRPGALPRRGEIAGTRQVVEELGCSVNAIKEPGTLDGGDILKVGDTVYVGQGGRTNPQGIAQLRAILTPLGARVVTVPVTKVLHLKTAVTALPDGTVIGFPDFVDNPAIFERFLPVPEEHGTAVLCLSDSHLLMSASAPRTAALLEGLGYTVTTVEITEFEKLEGCVTCLSVRLRHLAD, from the coding sequence ATGTCCACGATCGCACTCGTCCGTAAGCCCGGTCCCCGCCTCGACGAGGGCATAGTCGACCACATCGAGCGGGTGCCGGTGAACCTCCCACTGGCACTGCGGCAGTGGGAGGGTTACGTCGAAGCGCTGCACGACGCGGGCTGGCGAACGCACGAGGTGCCGCCCGCCGACGACTGCCCCGATGCCGTCTTCGTCGAGGACTCGGTGGTGATGTTCCGCAATGTCGCGGTCTCCACACGTCCGGGAGCCCTGCCGCGGCGCGGCGAGATCGCCGGCACCCGCCAGGTCGTCGAGGAACTCGGCTGCTCCGTCAACGCCATCAAGGAGCCGGGCACCCTGGACGGCGGGGACATCCTGAAGGTGGGCGACACCGTCTACGTCGGACAGGGCGGACGCACCAATCCTCAGGGCATCGCCCAGCTGCGCGCCATCCTCACCCCGCTGGGCGCCAGGGTCGTGACGGTACCCGTCACCAAGGTGCTCCACCTCAAGACCGCGGTCACAGCGTTGCCCGACGGCACCGTCATCGGGTTCCCGGACTTCGTCGACAACCCCGCGATCTTCGAGCGGTTCCTGCCCGTGCCCGAGGAGCACGGCACCGCCGTGCTGTGCCTGTCGGACTCCCACCTGCTCATGTCGGCGTCCGCCCCGCGAACCGCCGCACTGCTCGAGGGTCTCGGCTACACCGTGACGACCGTGGAGATCACCGAGTTCGAGAAGCTGGAGGGATGCGTCACCTGCCTGTCGGTGCGCCTGCGCCACCTGGCGGACTGA